A single window of Archangium gephyra DNA harbors:
- a CDS encoding serine/threonine-protein kinase, producing MRSAPTGPMDERFPDERFPDERFPSTDEPEAEWESTVRKDIMVGQRIGEYVVRRRIGAGGMGVVYEGEHPVIGRKVAIKIIRPDSSEGIRSRDLVGEARAVSAIRHRGIIDIFGFGTLPGIGQYLVMEYLNGRPLDEVILDRAPMPPSEAIRLILEVLGALSAAHAVGVIHRDLKPGNIFVVLESNGTEYVKVLDFGLAKQGATPNGATPQTRASMIVGTPEYMAPEQACGQPVSPRTDLYAVGIILFEMLTGRLPFRGDSPMHVAIQQVQAQPPAPASLVDGLPPELDELVLRLLSKEPEQRPASAEAVARELKTIAKALAVDMTQLSGFARAVPEPEPAPAPRPAPRKEAPAAPPRAARTPTPPPAETVEAPKVVTGSRPPESEATAVAVPGARPAPSARPQAARPQARPQAAAPRPPPTTDVVPVQVAPDTAEIAPVGSRSLLKPLLGVGLAAVLMGVGVGVVMQRGGGTPVEPEVPAASATKDPVAATDPKPRPPPTPLDPAPKVETPVQPETPPTQPAVATAPDPVPEKTEPNSVQENATSTVKPRSPSNANGWLRVIATKCWTDVYVDSKRKGRAPIYSLSLSAGPHVLGLLGNPRVKRHQEDIIITPGETLEINAPCTPAG from the coding sequence ATGCGCTCCGCGCCCACTGGCCCCATGGATGAGCGGTTCCCCGATGAGCGGTTCCCCGATGAGCGGTTCCCCTCCACGGACGAGCCGGAGGCGGAGTGGGAGTCCACCGTCCGCAAGGACATCATGGTGGGCCAGCGCATCGGCGAGTACGTGGTGCGCCGCCGCATCGGCGCCGGTGGCATGGGCGTCGTCTACGAGGGCGAGCACCCGGTCATCGGCCGCAAGGTCGCCATCAAGATCATCCGCCCGGACTCCTCCGAGGGCATCCGCTCGCGAGACCTCGTCGGCGAGGCCCGCGCGGTGAGCGCCATCCGCCACCGCGGCATCATCGATATTTTCGGCTTCGGCACGCTGCCGGGCATCGGCCAGTACCTGGTGATGGAGTACCTCAACGGCCGGCCGCTCGACGAGGTCATCCTGGACCGGGCGCCCATGCCGCCCTCCGAGGCCATCCGGCTCATCCTCGAGGTGCTCGGCGCGCTCTCGGCCGCGCACGCCGTGGGCGTCATCCACCGCGACCTCAAGCCGGGCAACATCTTCGTCGTGCTGGAGTCCAACGGCACGGAGTACGTGAAGGTGCTCGACTTCGGGCTCGCCAAGCAGGGCGCCACGCCCAACGGCGCCACGCCGCAGACGCGTGCGAGCATGATCGTCGGCACGCCGGAGTACATGGCGCCGGAGCAGGCGTGTGGCCAGCCGGTGAGCCCGCGCACGGACCTGTACGCGGTGGGCATCATCCTGTTCGAGATGCTCACGGGGCGGTTGCCCTTCCGGGGCGACTCGCCGATGCACGTGGCCATCCAGCAGGTGCAGGCCCAGCCGCCCGCGCCGGCCTCGCTGGTGGATGGGTTGCCGCCGGAGCTGGACGAGCTCGTCCTGCGGTTGCTGTCCAAGGAGCCCGAGCAGCGGCCCGCCTCGGCCGAGGCGGTGGCGCGCGAGCTGAAAACCATCGCCAAGGCGTTGGCCGTGGACATGACGCAGCTGTCCGGCTTCGCCCGGGCGGTGCCGGAGCCCGAGCCGGCTCCCGCCCCGCGTCCCGCTCCCAGGAAGGAGGCCCCCGCGGCCCCTCCGCGTGCCGCGCGCACGCCGACCCCGCCTCCCGCCGAGACGGTGGAGGCCCCGAAGGTCGTCACGGGTTCCCGCCCGCCCGAGTCCGAGGCGACGGCGGTGGCCGTGCCCGGTGCTCGCCCCGCGCCGTCCGCGCGCCCGCAGGCGGCACGTCCCCAGGCGCGTCCGCAGGCCGCTGCCCCTCGTCCTCCGCCCACGACCGATGTGGTTCCGGTCCAGGTGGCCCCCGACACCGCGGAGATTGCTCCCGTTGGCTCCAGGTCCCTCCTGAAGCCGCTGTTGGGCGTAGGCCTGGCGGCGGTCCTCATGGGGGTGGGGGTGGGTGTGGTCATGCAGAGGGGCGGCGGCACACCGGTCGAGCCCGAGGTGCCCGCGGCGTCCGCCACGAAGGATCCGGTGGCCGCGACGGACCCGAAGCCGCGGCCCCCGCCCACCCCGCTGGACCCCGCGCCCAAGGTCGAGACGCCCGTTCAGCCGGAGACGCCGCCCACCCAGCCGGCCGTGGCCACGGCCCCGGATCCGGTTCCCGAGAAGACCGAGCCGAATTCCGTGCAGGAAAATGCGACTTCCACCGTGAAGCCCCGTTCTCCTTCCAATGCGAATGGATGGCTCCGGGTCATCGCCACGAAGTGCTGGACGGACGTGTACGTCGACAGCAAGCGCAAGGGCCGCGCCCCGATTTATTCCTTGTCCCTGTCCGCGGGACCGCATGTCCTGGGGCTGCTCGGCAATCCCCGGGTCAAGAGGCATCAAGAGGACATCATCATCACGCCGGGGGAGACGCTCGAAATCAACGCCCCGTGCACGCCCGCCGGGTAA